In Arthrobacter sp. B3I9, the following are encoded in one genomic region:
- a CDS encoding urocanate hydratase — MAPADFTTGARPVKAARGTELTAKSWQTEAPLRMLMNNLDPEVAERPDDLVVYGGTGRAVRSWAAFDAITRTLQTMEKDETLLVQSGKPVGVFRTNEWAPRVLLANSNLVGDWANWPEFRRLEAEGLMMYGQMTAGSWIYIGTQGILQGTFETFTAIARKLTGDENGTLAGTLTLTGGCGGMGGAQPLAVTLNDGACLIVDVDETRLRRRAGKRYLDEVETDLDAAIAKVLKAKEERRGWSVGYVGNAAEVFPEILRRHNAGELTVDIVTDQTSAHDPLSYLPEGISVEEWHCEADADPEGFTKKAQASMAKHVQAMVEFQDAGAEVFDYGNSIRDEARKGGYTRAFEFPGFVPAYIRPLFCEGMGPFRWVALSGDPEDIAVTDRAIKELFPDNKHLHRWIDAAGERVEFEGLPARICWLGYGERAKAGLLFNQLVKEGKVKAPIVIGRDHLDSGSVASPYRETEAMADGSDAIADWPMLNALLNTASGATWVSLHHGGGVGIGRSIHAGQVSVADGTDLAAQKLERLLTNDPGMGVIRHADAGYERAVEVAQERGVRIPMLPTDSLTSQARPGNPVRVARETP; from the coding sequence ATGGCACCCGCCGATTTCACCACCGGTGCCCGCCCGGTCAAAGCCGCCCGCGGCACGGAACTCACCGCCAAGTCCTGGCAGACCGAAGCCCCGCTGCGCATGCTGATGAACAACCTCGACCCCGAGGTGGCCGAACGCCCCGATGACCTCGTGGTCTACGGCGGAACCGGCCGCGCGGTCCGGTCCTGGGCTGCGTTCGACGCCATCACCCGCACCCTGCAAACCATGGAAAAGGACGAAACGCTCCTGGTCCAGTCCGGCAAGCCCGTCGGGGTTTTCCGTACCAATGAATGGGCGCCCCGGGTGCTCCTGGCCAACTCCAACCTGGTCGGGGACTGGGCCAACTGGCCCGAGTTCCGCCGGCTCGAAGCCGAGGGCCTGATGATGTACGGCCAGATGACGGCCGGGTCGTGGATCTACATCGGCACCCAGGGCATTCTGCAGGGCACCTTCGAGACCTTCACCGCGATCGCCCGCAAGCTCACCGGGGACGAGAACGGGACCCTCGCCGGCACGCTCACGCTCACCGGCGGCTGCGGCGGCATGGGCGGCGCGCAGCCGCTCGCCGTCACCCTGAACGACGGCGCCTGCCTGATTGTCGACGTCGACGAGACCCGCCTGCGCCGCCGCGCCGGCAAGCGCTACCTCGACGAGGTGGAGACCGACCTCGACGCCGCCATCGCCAAGGTGCTCAAGGCCAAGGAGGAGCGCCGCGGCTGGTCGGTGGGCTACGTCGGCAACGCCGCCGAGGTCTTCCCGGAGATCCTGCGCCGCCACAACGCCGGCGAGCTCACCGTGGACATCGTCACGGACCAGACCTCCGCACACGACCCCCTGAGCTACCTCCCCGAGGGCATCTCGGTAGAAGAGTGGCACTGCGAGGCCGACGCCGACCCGGAGGGCTTCACCAAGAAGGCCCAGGCCTCGATGGCAAAGCATGTCCAGGCGATGGTGGAATTCCAGGACGCCGGCGCCGAGGTCTTCGATTACGGCAACTCCATCCGTGACGAGGCCCGCAAGGGCGGCTACACCCGCGCCTTCGAATTCCCCGGCTTCGTTCCGGCCTACATCCGCCCGCTGTTCTGCGAGGGGATGGGCCCGTTCCGCTGGGTGGCGCTCTCGGGCGATCCTGAGGACATTGCCGTCACGGACAGGGCCATCAAGGAGCTCTTCCCGGACAACAAGCACCTGCACCGCTGGATCGACGCCGCCGGTGAACGCGTGGAGTTCGAAGGCCTTCCCGCCCGCATCTGCTGGCTGGGCTACGGCGAGCGGGCCAAGGCCGGGCTGCTGTTCAACCAGCTCGTCAAGGAGGGCAAGGTCAAGGCGCCCATCGTGATCGGCCGCGACCACCTCGACTCCGGCTCCGTCGCCTCCCCGTACCGCGAGACCGAGGCGATGGCGGACGGCTCCGACGCCATCGCCGACTGGCCGATGCTCAACGCCCTGCTCAACACCGCATCCGGCGCCACCTGGGTCTCCCTCCACCACGGCGGCGGCGTCGGCATCGGCCGCTCCATCCACGCCGGCCAGGTCTCCGTCGCGGACGGCACGGACCTCGCCGCGCAGAAACTCGAACGCCTGCTCACCAACGACCCCGGCATGGGCGTCATCCGCCACGCCGACGCCGGCTACGAACGCGCCGTCGAGGTCGCCCAGGAACGCGGCGTCCGCATCCCCATGCTCCCCACGGACTCCCTAACCTCGCAAGCTCGGCCAGGGAACCCTGTCCGCGTGGCCAGAGAAACCCCATGA
- a CDS encoding IclR family transcriptional regulator — MTALTNQTAPPVNAVPRPAARAASKVPAAENTLRILKLLASKRGPMAASNIATSLGLPRSSVYHLLGVMEENGFVLHLHEEQRYGLGISAFELSSAYSRQEPLSRLGRPLLASLVDVIGESAHLAVLHGRDVLYIVEERAKNRPSLVTDVGVRLPSHLTASGRAILAALPKSQVRALYPNAAAFTARHETESPITKYSALSSHLDQVRQRGYATEHGEVTPGFGSIAAAVTDHVGWPTAAVAVTFLEDKLPADQWPALAARVQKVADELSVRIHGRRNPTGSQ; from the coding sequence ATGACTGCCCTGACCAACCAGACTGCGCCGCCCGTTAATGCCGTGCCGAGGCCGGCTGCCCGGGCGGCGTCCAAAGTACCGGCGGCGGAAAACACGCTGCGCATCCTCAAACTGCTGGCCTCCAAGCGGGGCCCGATGGCGGCGTCGAACATTGCGACCTCCCTGGGCCTGCCGCGTTCGAGTGTTTACCACCTGCTCGGCGTGATGGAAGAGAACGGGTTTGTGCTGCACCTGCATGAGGAGCAGCGCTACGGCCTGGGCATCAGCGCCTTCGAGCTGAGCTCGGCCTATTCCCGCCAGGAGCCGCTCTCCCGGCTGGGCCGGCCGCTGTTGGCCTCGTTGGTGGACGTGATCGGCGAAAGCGCCCACCTTGCCGTGCTGCATGGCCGTGACGTGCTCTACATCGTGGAAGAGCGGGCCAAGAACCGGCCCTCGCTCGTGACCGACGTCGGCGTCCGGCTGCCCAGCCACCTCACCGCCAGCGGCCGGGCGATCCTGGCCGCGCTGCCGAAGTCCCAGGTCCGTGCGCTGTACCCGAACGCGGCGGCGTTCACTGCCCGGCACGAGACCGAATCGCCGATCACAAAGTACTCGGCGCTGTCCTCGCATCTGGACCAGGTCCGGCAGCGCGGCTATGCCACTGAACACGGCGAAGTGACGCCCGGCTTTGGCTCCATCGCCGCCGCCGTGACGGACCACGTGGGCTGGCCGACGGCGGCAGTCGCCGTGACGTTCCTCGAGGACAAACTGCCGGCGGACCAATGGCCGGCCCTGGCCGCCCGTGTGCAGAAGGTCGCGGACGAGCTTTCGGTCCGCATCCACGGCCGCCGCAACCCAACTGGCTCGCAGTAG
- a CDS encoding LysE family translocator, with amino-acid sequence MVPLSNVLAFALASAVLIAVPGPRVLFVVGRSLALGRRGGLLSVLGNALGELLQVAAVALGLGVVLAQSTVLFTVVKFAGAAYLVYLGVQAIRHRGGRAAASGPARSSSVRRVLQEAFIVGATNPKSVVFFVAVLPQFVDYPAGAIPLQLATLGAVFLLIALVSDSAWALAAGTARHWFARSPRRIAALGTTGGIMMVALGGTLALAGQAGELPAGK; translated from the coding sequence ATGGTCCCGCTGAGCAACGTGCTGGCCTTCGCGCTGGCGTCCGCAGTCCTGATCGCCGTCCCCGGGCCCAGGGTGTTGTTTGTGGTCGGCCGCTCGCTTGCGTTGGGCCGCAGGGGCGGGCTGCTGAGCGTGCTGGGAAATGCCTTGGGTGAGCTGCTGCAGGTCGCCGCGGTGGCGCTGGGGCTGGGCGTCGTCCTGGCCCAGTCGACGGTGCTGTTCACCGTGGTCAAGTTTGCCGGCGCCGCCTACCTCGTATATCTCGGCGTCCAGGCGATCCGGCATCGCGGCGGCAGGGCGGCGGCCTCTGGTCCCGCACGTTCCTCGTCGGTCCGGCGCGTGCTGCAGGAGGCGTTCATCGTTGGTGCCACGAACCCTAAGTCGGTCGTGTTCTTCGTGGCGGTGCTGCCGCAGTTTGTCGACTATCCAGCCGGCGCGATTCCCCTCCAGCTTGCCACGCTCGGTGCGGTCTTCCTGCTGATCGCGCTGGTTTCCGACAGCGCCTGGGCCCTTGCCGCGGGGACCGCCCGGCACTGGTTCGCCCGGTCGCCGCGGCGGATCGCGGCGCTGGGCACCACCGGCGGGATCATGATGGTCGCCCTCGGCGGCACCCTGGCCCTCGCCGGCCAGGCCGGCGAGCTGCCGGCGGGCAAGTAG
- a CDS encoding hydroxymethylglutaryl-CoA lyase, which produces MTDVQAARSVSIVDVSPRDGLQNEKVPVSTEDKLRLIDELISLGARRIEAVSFVNPRKVPQMADADAVMAGVPRDRGASFIGLVLNTRGALRAVDAGVDEMNYVLPVTDAFATANQNTTVAAALDSLEEVSSIAAAAAIPLTVTAAVAFGCPYQGDVPQEQVLSVARSALRRGSLAELALADTIGCAVPWQVGELFTALRSETDVQLRAHLHETRHTALANTYAAMAAGVRVFDSAVGGLGGCPFAPGAAGNVSTEDLAWMLGRAGFDTSIDPVRATELGRWICAKVETAPRSGLAGAGAFPSAA; this is translated from the coding sequence ATGACTGATGTACAAGCAGCACGGTCCGTTTCCATCGTGGACGTCAGCCCCCGGGACGGACTCCAGAACGAGAAGGTGCCGGTCAGTACTGAGGACAAGCTGAGGCTCATCGACGAGCTCATCTCACTCGGGGCCAGGCGGATTGAAGCGGTCAGCTTCGTGAACCCCCGGAAAGTCCCGCAGATGGCCGATGCCGATGCCGTCATGGCAGGTGTGCCCCGCGACAGGGGTGCGAGCTTCATCGGGTTGGTCCTGAACACCAGGGGCGCCCTCCGGGCCGTGGATGCGGGCGTGGACGAGATGAACTACGTACTGCCCGTGACGGATGCCTTCGCAACGGCAAACCAGAACACCACTGTCGCGGCGGCCCTGGACTCCCTGGAGGAGGTGTCCTCAATCGCGGCGGCGGCTGCGATTCCACTCACCGTGACGGCCGCCGTCGCATTTGGCTGCCCGTACCAGGGCGATGTTCCGCAGGAGCAGGTTCTGTCGGTGGCCCGGAGTGCCCTGCGGCGCGGGAGCCTGGCAGAGTTGGCGCTCGCCGACACCATCGGTTGCGCCGTCCCGTGGCAGGTGGGCGAGTTGTTCACAGCGCTGCGCTCCGAAACGGACGTCCAGCTGCGGGCGCATCTGCACGAGACCCGCCACACCGCCCTCGCCAATACGTATGCGGCGATGGCCGCCGGCGTCAGGGTCTTCGACAGCGCGGTGGGAGGCCTGGGCGGTTGCCCCTTCGCCCCCGGAGCCGCCGGAAACGTCTCCACCGAGGACCTGGCGTGGATGCTGGGGCGCGCAGGGTTCGATACCTCCATCGATCCGGTGCGCGCCACCGAGCTGGGCCGCTGGATCTGCGCCAAAGTGGAGACGGCTCCGCGCTCCGGGCTCGCCGGCGCGGGGGCCTTCCCCAGCGCGGCCTGA
- a CDS encoding CaiB/BaiF CoA-transferase family protein, which yields MVKVFETASRGGEPGAAAGTGIPHTAAPLAGVRVLELGSLIAGPFAGRQMADFGAEVIKIESPSRPDPMREWGRARVHGHTLWWSVQSRGKKCVTLDLKAPRGREIFLELCREADVLLENFRPGTLEHLGLAPEELWKVTPGLIIARVSGYGQTGPDAQKPGYASVAEARGGLRYLNGYPDQAPPRTGISLGDSLASLYALQGILLALYWRDARGGTGQVVDVSLVEACFSLLESAVPDYAAAGVIPGPSESGLKGIAPSNIFRSSDGKWVVIAANQDSVFVRLAAAMGRPELPSDPRYSNHAARGVHQEELESLIAGWAAGYSEPELTSLLDRHSVPNSPVSSIEEIFADPQLRAREMLVEVQDEELGTVVQPGIVPRLTRSAGGIAWSGPLTPGSHNGAIYGGLLGLSDEELQDAKDEGAI from the coding sequence ATGGTGAAGGTTTTCGAAACCGCCTCACGAGGCGGCGAGCCCGGTGCCGCGGCCGGAACCGGGATTCCGCACACCGCCGCGCCTCTGGCCGGTGTACGTGTCCTGGAACTCGGATCGCTGATTGCGGGGCCCTTCGCCGGCCGCCAGATGGCCGACTTCGGTGCTGAGGTCATCAAGATCGAATCGCCCAGCCGGCCGGACCCGATGCGGGAGTGGGGCAGGGCGCGGGTGCACGGGCACACGTTGTGGTGGTCGGTGCAATCCCGCGGGAAGAAGTGCGTGACCCTCGATCTGAAGGCGCCGCGCGGACGTGAAATCTTCCTTGAGCTCTGCCGGGAAGCCGACGTGCTCCTGGAAAACTTCCGTCCCGGAACGCTGGAACACCTGGGCCTTGCACCTGAGGAACTCTGGAAGGTGACTCCCGGGCTCATCATCGCCCGGGTATCCGGCTACGGACAGACCGGCCCCGACGCCCAGAAGCCGGGCTACGCCTCCGTGGCCGAGGCCAGGGGAGGGCTGCGGTACCTCAACGGCTACCCGGACCAGGCACCTCCACGCACCGGCATTTCGCTCGGGGACAGCCTTGCCTCGCTCTACGCGCTGCAGGGCATTCTGCTGGCCCTGTACTGGCGGGACGCGCGCGGCGGCACCGGCCAAGTAGTGGACGTGTCGCTGGTGGAAGCCTGCTTTTCCCTTCTGGAGAGCGCCGTCCCGGACTACGCCGCCGCGGGCGTGATTCCGGGTCCCAGCGAATCAGGGCTCAAGGGGATCGCGCCGTCGAACATCTTCCGTTCCAGCGACGGCAAGTGGGTCGTGATCGCCGCGAACCAGGATTCGGTGTTTGTGCGGCTTGCGGCCGCCATGGGACGCCCGGAACTGCCGTCGGATCCGCGCTATAGCAACCACGCGGCGCGGGGCGTGCACCAGGAGGAGCTGGAATCCCTGATTGCCGGGTGGGCCGCCGGTTACAGCGAGCCCGAGCTGACCTCGCTCCTGGACCGGCACTCCGTGCCGAACAGCCCGGTCAGCAGCATCGAGGAAATTTTTGCCGACCCGCAGCTGCGCGCCAGGGAGATGCTGGTGGAAGTGCAGGATGAGGAGCTGGGCACCGTGGTCCAGCCCGGGATCGTTCCCCGGCTGACGCGGAGCGCGGGGGGCATCGCCTGGAGCGGGCCGTTGACTCCGGGCTCGCACAACGGGGCAATATACGGAGGGCTGCTCGGGCTCTCCGACGAGGAACTGCAGGACGCCAAAGACGAAGGTGCGATCTGA
- a CDS encoding IclR family transcriptional regulator, giving the protein MTPTESPATPLLVLRKITSILDAFSLAQPELSLAELRGATGIPHSTVQRLVANMVQEGILDRQGDKFRVGVRMAHWAAPASQGLDYLELLTPVLRHLRDELGETACIFRQSQGSRVCIALAETRRMLRRVVQVGEIMPLHVGAAGRVLLAWNPDVAEQIYRSGLHSLTARTITDAASLETAVAKTRADGFAITTGERVSGASGISAPIFGPQAELYGALTVMGPALRMPYDVCASWVEPVLAAAEESTRVIGGTIPTTPLSTSWI; this is encoded by the coding sequence ATGACGCCCACCGAATCCCCGGCCACGCCGTTGCTGGTTCTTCGAAAAATCACCTCCATCCTGGACGCTTTTTCGCTTGCCCAGCCGGAGCTTTCCCTGGCCGAACTTCGTGGCGCTACCGGCATTCCCCACTCGACCGTGCAGCGCCTCGTGGCGAACATGGTGCAGGAGGGCATTCTGGACCGCCAGGGGGACAAGTTTCGGGTCGGCGTCCGGATGGCCCATTGGGCGGCCCCGGCCAGCCAGGGTCTCGACTACCTCGAACTGCTCACCCCCGTGCTGCGGCACCTTCGTGATGAGCTGGGTGAGACGGCGTGCATCTTCCGCCAATCGCAGGGGAGCCGGGTGTGCATAGCGCTGGCGGAAACCCGGCGCATGCTCCGCAGGGTGGTGCAGGTGGGTGAGATCATGCCGCTCCACGTGGGGGCGGCCGGACGTGTCCTCCTCGCCTGGAACCCTGACGTGGCGGAGCAGATCTACCGCTCCGGGCTCCACTCGTTGACCGCCCGGACGATCACGGACGCCGCAAGCCTGGAGACCGCCGTCGCCAAGACCCGGGCGGACGGTTTCGCCATCACCACGGGCGAGCGCGTCTCGGGTGCGAGCGGGATCTCCGCGCCGATCTTCGGACCGCAGGCCGAACTGTACGGGGCGCTCACCGTCATGGGCCCGGCCCTGCGGATGCCGTACGACGTCTGTGCCTCATGGGTCGAGCCCGTCCTTGCGGCCGCTGAAGAATCGACACGAGTCATCGGGGGAACGATCCCGACCACCCCTCTATCCACATCGTGGATTTAG
- a CDS encoding ABC transporter ATP-binding protein, translating into MPAAKAETSTYAVELTGCTKQFPTPGGETYFAVRDINLKVEPGRFVSIVGPTGSGKSTILNMAAGLLNPSAGEVKSFGEPVIGVNRRASYMFQQDPLLPWKTVIDNVSLGLTMAGVSKAEAHSEARRWLEKVGLKNFADRYPHQLSGGMRKRTAIAQAWIVNPDVLLMDEPFSALDVQTRQIMENELLQLWQESGKAVVFITHDLDEAIALSDEVVILGAGPGSTVVGSYEIDIPRPRDLLDIRDDPQFVTLHREIWGRLKLEVSKTYETAMAEEGEVA; encoded by the coding sequence ATGCCAGCTGCAAAGGCAGAAACGTCAACGTACGCGGTGGAGCTCACCGGGTGCACCAAACAGTTCCCGACGCCCGGCGGTGAGACCTACTTCGCCGTCCGCGACATCAACCTCAAAGTTGAGCCTGGCCGGTTTGTTTCAATTGTTGGCCCCACGGGATCAGGCAAATCCACCATCCTCAACATGGCCGCGGGACTGCTGAACCCGAGCGCCGGCGAAGTCAAGAGCTTTGGCGAGCCGGTGATCGGAGTGAACCGGCGGGCCTCCTACATGTTCCAGCAGGACCCCCTGCTGCCGTGGAAGACAGTGATCGACAACGTCAGCCTCGGCTTGACGATGGCCGGTGTGTCAAAGGCTGAAGCCCACTCGGAAGCGCGCCGGTGGTTAGAGAAGGTGGGACTCAAGAACTTTGCGGACCGCTACCCGCACCAACTCAGCGGCGGGATGCGGAAACGCACGGCCATCGCGCAGGCCTGGATTGTCAACCCGGACGTGCTGCTCATGGACGAACCGTTTTCCGCACTCGATGTCCAGACCCGTCAGATCATGGAAAACGAGCTCCTTCAGCTGTGGCAGGAATCCGGCAAGGCCGTCGTCTTCATCACCCATGACCTGGACGAGGCCATCGCCCTTTCCGACGAGGTAGTGATCCTCGGGGCCGGCCCCGGAAGCACGGTCGTGGGAAGCTACGAAATCGACATCCCGCGCCCCCGGGACCTGCTGGACATCCGCGATGACCCGCAGTTCGTCACCCTGCACCGCGAGATCTGGGGCCGCTTGAAGCTCGAAGTGTCGAAGACCTACGAAACCGCCATGGCGGAAGAAGGTGAAGTCGCATGA
- a CDS encoding ABC transporter permease — MTLLESNKNGLSAALNGGSRRRTRRTEMSPLAMRSTQLLLTLAVLGAWELSVRAGIVDEFFFPLPSDIFQTVWLWVSTGFVFPHLWITMQEAILAFLVGAAAGLLLGFVLARVRFLERLLDPFLQMFNALPRVVLAPIFLLWFGLGIWSKVAFGFTLVFFIVFFNTLEGVKSVDRVLVDNARMLGASEKQLLRHVFIPSALTWIFSSLHISVGFAITGAVVGEYLGASAGVGYAIAQAQGVFDTKGVFAGMFILMIVVLIIDLLVNRLERHLLRWRPVQSS, encoded by the coding sequence ATGACTCTGCTGGAATCGAACAAGAACGGCCTCTCGGCGGCGTTGAACGGCGGCTCGCGCCGACGGACGCGCAGAACGGAGATGTCCCCGCTGGCGATGCGGAGCACGCAGCTGTTGCTCACCCTCGCCGTCCTCGGCGCCTGGGAGCTTTCCGTCCGCGCCGGAATAGTGGATGAATTTTTCTTCCCGCTTCCGTCGGACATCTTCCAGACCGTCTGGCTGTGGGTCTCGACCGGGTTCGTCTTTCCACATCTGTGGATCACTATGCAGGAAGCCATCCTCGCCTTCCTCGTCGGCGCCGCCGCGGGCCTGCTCCTGGGCTTCGTCCTCGCCCGGGTGCGTTTCCTCGAGCGCCTGCTGGACCCGTTCCTGCAGATGTTCAACGCCCTCCCCCGCGTGGTGCTGGCACCGATCTTCCTGCTGTGGTTCGGCCTCGGGATCTGGTCCAAGGTCGCCTTCGGCTTCACGCTCGTGTTCTTCATCGTCTTCTTCAACACCCTCGAAGGCGTCAAGAGCGTTGACCGCGTCCTCGTGGACAACGCACGGATGCTGGGGGCATCCGAGAAGCAGCTCCTCCGCCATGTCTTCATCCCCAGCGCCCTGACGTGGATCTTCTCCAGCCTGCACATCAGCGTGGGCTTCGCCATCACGGGCGCCGTGGTGGGTGAATACCTCGGAGCCTCCGCCGGTGTCGGTTATGCCATCGCCCAGGCACAGGGAGTCTTCGACACAAAGGGTGTCTTCGCCGGGATGTTCATCCTGATGATCGTGGTCCTCATTATCGACCTCCTCGTCAACCGCCTGGAACGGCACCTGCTCCGCTGGCGGCCTGTCCAGTCGTCCTAG
- a CDS encoding ABC transporter substrate-binding protein, giving the protein MTQNESRPRRRSILRPVTLVASIALALSACGTPAAAPPGQSGSAAAGGGSSSKVTIGVGGQTLLTYLPTTLAQQLGYYQEEGVTVELQDLQGGSKALTAMIGGSTNVTSGYYEHTIQMQAKNQKIKAFVDMGRSSGLVLLVAPKNEGTIKTLADLKGKNVGVTAPGSSTDMFIKYLLAKSGMQKTDAAVSAIGAGSSAVAAMEQGQVDAAVMLEPDVSVLSKRIGHDPVILEDVRSADGLKEVFETDAWPSSSLYAKTEWLDANKETAGKLAKAIKRTLEFIDGHSGEEIAAKMPENYAGGDKALYAKVIEDLKKTLSKDGTFTENGVQAVLKTQQVANPEVGDKEIQLADTYTNEFVK; this is encoded by the coding sequence ATGACACAGAACGAATCCCGGCCAAGGCGCAGGAGCATCCTCCGGCCGGTCACCCTTGTTGCCTCCATTGCGCTGGCCCTTTCCGCCTGCGGCACTCCGGCGGCGGCGCCTCCCGGCCAGTCCGGCAGCGCCGCGGCCGGCGGTGGCAGCAGTTCCAAGGTGACCATCGGCGTCGGCGGCCAGACCCTGCTGACCTACCTCCCGACTACGCTTGCCCAGCAACTGGGCTATTACCAGGAGGAGGGCGTGACCGTCGAGCTCCAGGACCTGCAGGGCGGCTCGAAGGCACTGACGGCCATGATCGGCGGCAGCACCAATGTGACCAGCGGGTACTACGAGCACACCATCCAGATGCAGGCCAAGAACCAGAAAATCAAGGCCTTTGTGGATATGGGAAGGTCCTCCGGCCTGGTGCTGCTGGTCGCCCCCAAGAATGAGGGCACGATCAAGACCCTCGCGGACCTCAAGGGCAAAAACGTGGGCGTGACGGCCCCTGGCTCCTCCACGGACATGTTCATCAAGTACCTCCTCGCAAAGAGCGGCATGCAGAAGACCGACGCCGCAGTCTCGGCCATCGGCGCCGGCTCCTCGGCGGTTGCGGCCATGGAACAGGGCCAGGTTGATGCCGCCGTCATGCTCGAACCGGACGTGTCCGTACTGAGCAAGCGCATCGGACATGATCCGGTGATCCTCGAGGACGTCCGTTCCGCCGACGGACTCAAGGAAGTTTTCGAGACAGACGCGTGGCCGTCCTCCAGCCTCTACGCCAAGACCGAGTGGCTGGACGCGAACAAGGAAACGGCCGGCAAGCTCGCCAAGGCCATAAAGCGGACCCTGGAATTCATCGACGGACACTCCGGCGAGGAGATCGCCGCCAAGATGCCCGAGAATTACGCCGGCGGGGACAAGGCCCTTTACGCCAAGGTGATCGAGGACCTGAAGAAGACCCTCAGCAAGGACGGAACCTTCACGGAGAACGGCGTGCAGGCGGTGCTGAAGACCCAGCAGGTGGCCAACCCGGAGGTCGGAGACAAGGAGATCCAGCTGGCCGATACGTACACAAATGAGTTTGTGAAGTAG
- a CDS encoding MFS transporter, with protein MIDQLGRRSTIALLIHSALIQAVTFLVRPAATYRALELDVPDFALGLLAASYAVFPLLLAIPTGGLVDRLGERRLMAAGSAVVLCSSSFLLLWGTSVTSLVIGTALLGAGQLACVVGQQAVVANNASASRLDSAFGYLTFAASLGQALGPLAISVVAGTSVRPDTQAIFGLAAGMSAALFAGTFAVSAKPGGRTRTVKASGRSGGTVSLLRTPGVVRALATSATVLAVVDLTVVYLPALGTERGLTAATVGLMLAVRAVFSMASRLGLGRMSRKLGRTRLLVTSLAISTFALAVAAIPMPVWLLFVVMAALGLGLGIGQPLTMSWLSAQAPDGQRGRALALRLAGNRAGQVVLPSAIGGVAAGLGAAGVFLASALAVGGTLLLVRGVRLDDQDS; from the coding sequence ATGATTGACCAACTCGGCCGCCGATCGACGATCGCCCTCCTGATCCATTCCGCGCTGATCCAGGCAGTCACATTCCTGGTCCGGCCGGCCGCCACCTACCGTGCGCTGGAGCTCGACGTTCCGGATTTCGCCCTCGGCCTGCTTGCGGCCAGTTACGCCGTCTTTCCCCTGCTCCTGGCGATTCCCACCGGCGGCCTTGTGGACCGCCTGGGCGAGCGCCGGCTCATGGCCGCCGGGTCCGCCGTCGTCCTTTGCAGTTCCTCTTTCCTCCTGCTTTGGGGAACGTCCGTTACATCCCTCGTCATCGGCACGGCGCTGCTGGGTGCCGGACAGTTGGCGTGCGTGGTGGGTCAGCAGGCAGTGGTGGCCAACAACGCCTCGGCGTCCCGCCTGGATTCGGCCTTCGGTTATCTGACGTTTGCCGCATCCCTGGGGCAGGCACTGGGGCCGCTGGCAATTTCCGTCGTCGCCGGCACTTCCGTCCGCCCCGATACCCAGGCGATCTTCGGGCTGGCCGCCGGCATGAGCGCGGCGCTCTTCGCCGGCACCTTCGCCGTATCCGCGAAGCCGGGCGGCAGGACGCGAACGGTCAAGGCGTCCGGGCGAAGCGGGGGCACCGTGTCGCTGCTGCGGACGCCGGGCGTGGTGCGGGCCCTGGCAACGAGTGCGACAGTCCTGGCCGTCGTCGACCTCACCGTGGTGTATCTCCCCGCGCTCGGCACTGAGCGCGGCCTCACTGCAGCCACTGTGGGCTTGATGCTCGCGGTCCGGGCCGTCTTCTCCATGGCCTCGCGGCTGGGGCTGGGCAGAATGTCCCGGAAGCTGGGGCGGACGCGCCTGCTGGTAACCAGCCTTGCCATCTCCACCTTCGCTCTGGCGGTGGCCGCAATTCCCATGCCGGTCTGGCTGCTGTTCGTCGTGATGGCAGCGCTGGGGCTCGGCCTGGGCATCGGCCAGCCGCTGACTATGTCGTGGCTTTCCGCGCAAGCACCCGATGGGCAGCGGGGGCGGGCCCTGGCCCTCCGGCTCGCCGGCAACCGGGCGGGGCAGGTGGTCCTTCCCAGCGCCATCGGAGGCGTGGCCGCGGGCCTGGGAGCGGCCGGCGTGTTCCTGGCTTCGGCCCTGGCTGTAGGCGGAACGCTCCTGCTGGTGCGCGGCGTACGCCTGGACGACCAGGACTCCTAG